A genomic window from Streptomyces sp. NBC_00234 includes:
- a CDS encoding imidazolonepropionase-like domain-containing protein: MLTIHAADAVLGAPQGADSVAVDGGVVVAVGPYAELTAARPSARVRRWSGLLTPGLVNVGAAALLETVYHPDPREADVLGTEPLTGDAVAALGMDDARWGASARRGLQRMLRHGTTAVAGTFTRPAVRTVVVRSGLRLHPPRPGDGTGRLSLDPLAGVREAADAFAGTPEVGAPADLAVFAVRDAEQLTAEGAGSCVATVLGGRLVFRAS, encoded by the coding sequence TTGCTGACGATCCACGCCGCCGACGCGGTGCTCGGCGCCCCGCAGGGGGCGGACTCCGTGGCCGTGGACGGCGGTGTGGTCGTCGCCGTCGGACCGTACGCGGAGCTGACCGCCGCCCGTCCGTCGGCGCGGGTGCGGCGCTGGTCCGGGCTGCTCACCCCCGGCCTGGTGAACGTGGGGGCGGCGGCCCTGCTGGAGACCGTCTACCACCCCGACCCCCGCGAGGCGGACGTGCTCGGCACCGAACCGCTGACCGGGGACGCGGTCGCCGCGCTCGGCATGGACGACGCCCGGTGGGGCGCCAGCGCCCGGCGCGGGCTGCAGAGGATGCTGCGCCACGGCACGACCGCCGTCGCCGGAACCTTCACCCGCCCCGCCGTGCGCACCGTCGTCGTCCGCTCGGGACTGCGCCTCCACCCTCCGCGCCCGGGGGACGGAACCGGCCGGCTCTCGCTGGACCCCCTGGCGGGGGTACGGGAGGCGGCGGACGCGTTCGCGGGGACGCCGGAGGTCGGCGCCCCCGCCGACCTGGCGGTCTTCGCGGTCCGGGACGCGGAGCAGCTGACCGCGGAGGGCGCGGGCAGCTGCGTCGCCACGGTGCTCGGCGGGCGCCTGGTGTTCCGCGCCTCCTGA
- a CDS encoding demethylmenaquinone methyltransferase, translating into MTRASLEKQPHEVASMFDDVAAKYDLTNDVLSLGQARLWRKEVAKAVHARPAEKILDLAAGTATSSLPFAATGAYVVPCDFSIGMLREGKKRNSWLPFTAGDATKLPFRDETFDAVTISFGLRNVQETEQALRELYRVTKPGGRVVICEFSQPTWAPFRTVYTEYLMRALPPVARAVSSNPDAYVYLAESIRAWPDQAGLAGLLQKAGWSDVAWRNLTGGVVALHRGVRR; encoded by the coding sequence GTGACCCGAGCATCCCTGGAAAAGCAGCCGCACGAAGTCGCCTCGATGTTCGACGACGTGGCGGCGAAGTACGACCTCACCAACGATGTGCTCTCGCTCGGCCAGGCCCGGCTGTGGCGCAAGGAGGTCGCGAAGGCCGTGCACGCGCGGCCGGCCGAGAAGATCCTCGACCTCGCCGCGGGCACGGCGACGTCCTCGCTGCCGTTCGCCGCGACCGGTGCCTACGTCGTGCCGTGCGACTTCTCGATCGGCATGCTCCGGGAGGGCAAGAAGCGCAACTCCTGGCTGCCCTTCACCGCGGGCGACGCGACGAAACTGCCCTTCCGCGACGAGACCTTCGACGCCGTGACGATCTCCTTCGGGCTGCGCAACGTCCAGGAGACCGAGCAGGCGCTGCGCGAGCTGTACCGGGTGACCAAGCCCGGCGGGCGCGTGGTGATCTGCGAGTTCTCCCAGCCGACGTGGGCGCCGTTCCGCACGGTCTACACCGAGTACCTGATGCGCGCCCTGCCGCCGGTCGCCCGCGCGGTGTCCTCCAACCCCGACGCGTACGTCTACCTCGCCGAGTCCATCCGCGCCTGGCCCGACCAGGCGGGCCTGGCCGGGCTGCTCCAGAAGGCCGGCTGGTCCGACGTCGCCTGGCGCAACCTCACCGGTGGAGTGGTGGCGCTGCACCGGGGCGTACGCCGCTGA
- a CDS encoding GNAT family N-acetyltransferase yields MPIAPGPTPAVRLRVPTDEDALAWHRVFADPEVMEFLGGRPAEFSVYEELTARQRRHDAELGLCLWTVLDDTDTVLGFTGAQPWPHTGYGPVGEIEIGWRLGRAAWGRGYATAAARATLERVRAAGVTEVVAMVDARNARSLAVARRLGMRQAETFTTPVPGQQAYCFRLEL; encoded by the coding sequence ATGCCGATCGCGCCTGGTCCGACCCCCGCCGTACGTCTGCGTGTACCGACCGACGAGGACGCCCTCGCCTGGCACCGGGTGTTCGCCGACCCCGAGGTGATGGAGTTCCTGGGCGGCAGGCCGGCGGAGTTCTCGGTGTACGAGGAGCTGACCGCCCGGCAGCGCCGGCACGACGCGGAGCTCGGCCTCTGTCTGTGGACCGTCCTGGACGACACGGACACGGTGCTCGGCTTCACCGGCGCCCAGCCGTGGCCGCACACCGGCTACGGCCCGGTCGGTGAGATCGAGATCGGCTGGCGGCTGGGGCGGGCGGCCTGGGGCCGGGGGTACGCGACCGCCGCCGCCCGCGCCACGCTGGAGCGGGTCCGTGCGGCGGGGGTGACGGAGGTGGTCGCGATGGTGGACGCGCGCAACGCGCGCTCGCTCGCGGTCGCCCGGCGTCTCGGCATGCGGCAGGCCGAGACCTTCACTACTCCGGTGCCGGGGCAGCAGGCGTACTGCTTCCGGCTGGAGCTGTGA
- a CDS encoding geranylgeranyl reductase family protein yields the protein MTEPLSEHSADVIVVGAGPAGSTTAYYLAKAGLDVLLLEKTAFPREKVCGDGLTPRATKQLVSMGIDISEEAGWLRNKGLRIIGGGVRLQLDWPDLASYPDYGLVRKRDDFDEQLARQAQKAGARLYERCNVGAPILDERTGRITGVNAKLGEEKTEVTFHAPLVVAADGNSTRLSLAMGLHRREDRPMGVAVRTYFTSPRHDDDYLESWLELWDRRGAEDRLLPGYGWIFGMGDGTSNVGLGILNSSSAFKELDWREVLKAWCASMPEDWGYTPENMTMPIRGAALPMAFNRQPHYTKGLLLVGDAGGMVNPFNGEGIAYAMESGQIAADVIVQAHARATPAQRELALNNYPKVLKETYGGYYTMGRAFVKLIGNPKVMKIATQRGLTHPVLMKFTLKMLANLTDPTGGDAMDRIINGLSKVSPKS from the coding sequence GTGACCGAGCCCCTCTCCGAACACAGCGCGGATGTGATCGTCGTCGGGGCGGGCCCAGCCGGCTCCACGACCGCGTACTACCTCGCCAAGGCCGGGCTGGACGTGCTCCTCCTGGAGAAGACCGCCTTCCCCCGCGAGAAGGTCTGCGGCGACGGCCTCACGCCCCGCGCCACCAAGCAGCTCGTCTCCATGGGCATCGACATCTCCGAAGAGGCCGGCTGGCTCCGCAACAAGGGCCTGCGCATCATCGGCGGCGGCGTCCGCCTCCAGCTGGACTGGCCGGATCTCGCCTCGTACCCGGACTACGGTCTGGTCCGCAAGCGCGACGACTTCGACGAACAACTGGCCCGGCAGGCGCAGAAGGCGGGCGCGCGGCTCTACGAGCGCTGCAACGTCGGCGCCCCGATCCTCGACGAGCGCACCGGCCGCATCACGGGCGTGAACGCGAAGCTCGGCGAGGAGAAGACCGAAGTCACCTTCCACGCCCCGCTCGTCGTCGCCGCCGACGGCAACTCCACCCGGCTCTCCCTCGCGATGGGTCTGCACCGGCGCGAGGACCGCCCGATGGGCGTCGCGGTGCGTACGTACTTCACCTCGCCCCGCCACGACGACGACTACCTGGAGTCCTGGCTGGAGCTGTGGGACCGCCGCGGCGCCGAGGACCGGCTGCTGCCGGGCTACGGCTGGATCTTCGGCATGGGCGACGGTACGTCCAACGTCGGCCTCGGCATCCTCAACTCCTCCTCCGCCTTCAAGGAGCTGGACTGGCGCGAGGTCCTCAAGGCGTGGTGCGCCTCGATGCCCGAGGACTGGGGCTACACCCCCGAGAACATGACGATGCCGATCCGCGGCGCGGCCCTCCCGATGGCCTTCAACCGCCAGCCGCACTACACCAAGGGCCTGCTCCTGGTCGGTGACGCGGGCGGCATGGTCAACCCGTTCAACGGCGAGGGCATCGCGTACGCCATGGAGTCGGGCCAGATCGCCGCGGACGTCATCGTCCAGGCCCACGCCCGCGCGACCCCCGCCCAGCGCGAACTGGCCCTGAACAACTACCCGAAGGTCCTCAAGGAGACCTACGGCGGGTACTACACGATGGGCCGCGCCTTCGTGAAGCTCATCGGCAACCCGAAGGTCATGAAGATCGCGACGCAACGCGGCCTGACCCACCCGGTCCTGATGAAGTTCACCCTGAAGATGCTCGCCAACCTGACCGACCCGACGGGCGGCGACGCGATGGACCGCATCATCAACGGACTGTCGAAGGTGTCGCCGAAGTCCTGA